From the genome of Streptomyces sp. NBC_01260, one region includes:
- a CDS encoding glycoside hydrolase family 95 protein: protein MTRRTTVKTAIGATGALALGVPALAGTAAAVGTSDESAKLRGKKALPNPVLHYLAPAAGWERESLPIGGGALGASVHGTLATERLTFNEKTLWSGGPGSAEGYDFGNWTAPRPDALADVRRRLDSEGALGPDAVAAELGQGRRGYGAYQVFGDLLLDVPGAPAAPDASYRRSLDLRTALATVGYTREGAAHSREYFVSHPGGVIGGRLTADRPGRVTFTLRYTSPRSDFTASAAGDRLTVRGALKDNGLRFEAQIRVRTKGGTLTAGADGSLTVTGADSAWFFLAAGTDYADTYPAYRGADPHAKVTAAVDAAAGTTYERVRDTHTSDHRALFDRVALDIGQQLPDLPTDQLLSGYTGGSSPADRALEALFFQYGRYLLIASSREGSLPANLQGVWNNSTTPPWSADYHSNINLQMNYWLAEVTNLAETTAPYDRYIEAMREPGRRTAKEMFGTAGWVVHNETNPYGFTGVHDYSTAFWFPEAAAWLTQQMYEHYRFSGSTAYLRSTAYPAMKEAAEFWLANLRTDPRDGLLVVTPSYSPEHGDFTAGAAMSQQIVHDLLTSTLEAARTLGDAAAFRGRLETALDQLDPGLRIGSWGQLQEWKADRDDPADDHRHVSHLFGLHPGRQIEAGSGWAEAAKVSLGARGDGGTGWSKAWKINFWARLGDGDHAHKMLSEQLKNSTLPNLWDTHPPFQIDGNFGAASGVAEMLLQSQHDTVEILPALPAGWPDGSVRGLRARGGFTVDIEWAAGTARRVVLKASRTREVTVSGTLFAGGEKTFRARAGKSYTLTPES, encoded by the coding sequence ATGACGCGACGCACCACAGTGAAGACAGCGATCGGCGCAACAGGGGCTCTGGCGCTGGGAGTTCCGGCTCTCGCCGGCACGGCAGCCGCCGTCGGTACCTCCGATGAATCGGCGAAGCTGAGAGGCAAGAAGGCGCTACCGAACCCGGTACTCCACTACCTCGCCCCCGCCGCCGGCTGGGAGCGCGAATCCCTGCCCATCGGGGGCGGGGCCCTCGGTGCGAGCGTCCATGGCACGCTCGCCACCGAACGTCTCACCTTCAACGAGAAGACCTTGTGGTCCGGCGGACCCGGCTCGGCCGAGGGATACGACTTCGGGAACTGGACCGCCCCCAGGCCCGACGCTCTCGCCGACGTCCGCAGGCGCCTCGACAGCGAGGGCGCCCTCGGCCCCGACGCCGTGGCCGCCGAACTCGGACAGGGGCGCCGCGGCTACGGCGCCTACCAGGTCTTCGGGGACCTGCTCCTCGACGTGCCGGGCGCCCCGGCCGCCCCCGACGCCTCCTACCGACGCAGCCTGGACCTGCGCACCGCACTCGCGACCGTCGGCTACACCCGGGAAGGGGCCGCCCACAGCAGGGAGTACTTCGTCTCGCACCCGGGCGGGGTCATCGGCGGACGGCTCACGGCGGACCGGCCGGGACGGGTGACCTTCACCCTGCGCTACACCTCGCCGCGCAGCGACTTCACCGCCTCCGCCGCCGGGGACCGGCTCACCGTCCGCGGAGCGCTCAAGGACAACGGGCTCCGCTTCGAGGCCCAGATCCGGGTCCGCACCAAGGGCGGCACCCTCACCGCCGGCGCCGACGGCAGCCTCACCGTCACCGGCGCCGACAGCGCCTGGTTCTTCCTCGCCGCGGGCACCGACTACGCGGACACCTATCCGGCCTACCGGGGCGCTGACCCGCACGCCAAGGTAACCGCCGCCGTCGACGCCGCGGCCGGCACCACGTACGAACGCGTCCGCGACACCCACACGAGCGACCACCGCGCCCTCTTCGACCGGGTGGCGCTCGACATCGGCCAGCAACTGCCCGACCTGCCCACCGACCAGCTGCTCAGCGGGTACACCGGAGGCAGCAGCCCCGCCGACCGGGCCCTGGAGGCGCTCTTCTTCCAGTACGGGCGCTACCTGCTGATCGCCTCCTCGCGCGAGGGTTCGCTGCCCGCCAACCTCCAGGGCGTCTGGAACAACTCCACGACCCCGCCCTGGTCGGCCGACTACCACAGCAACATCAACCTCCAGATGAACTACTGGCTCGCCGAGGTCACCAACCTCGCCGAGACCACCGCTCCCTACGACCGCTACATCGAGGCCATGCGCGAGCCGGGCCGCAGGACGGCGAAGGAGATGTTCGGGACCGCCGGCTGGGTCGTGCACAACGAGACCAACCCGTACGGCTTCACCGGTGTCCACGACTACTCCACCGCGTTCTGGTTCCCCGAGGCCGCCGCCTGGCTCACCCAGCAGATGTACGAGCACTACCGGTTCAGCGGCTCCACCGCCTATCTGCGCTCCACCGCCTATCCGGCGATGAAGGAGGCCGCGGAATTCTGGCTGGCCAATCTGCGCACCGACCCGCGTGACGGACTCCTCGTCGTCACCCCGAGCTACTCACCCGAGCACGGGGACTTCACCGCCGGTGCCGCGATGTCCCAGCAGATCGTCCACGACCTCCTCACCAGCACCCTGGAGGCCGCCCGCACCCTCGGCGACGCGGCAGCCTTCCGCGGCAGGCTGGAGACGGCCCTGGACCAGCTCGACCCCGGCCTGCGGATCGGCTCCTGGGGCCAGCTCCAGGAGTGGAAGGCCGACCGGGACGACCCGGCCGACGACCACCGTCATGTCTCCCACCTCTTCGGCCTCCACCCCGGCCGGCAGATCGAGGCCGGCAGCGGCTGGGCCGAAGCGGCCAAGGTCTCCCTCGGCGCCCGCGGCGACGGCGGCACCGGCTGGTCCAAGGCCTGGAAGATCAACTTCTGGGCGCGGCTGGGCGACGGCGACCACGCCCACAAGATGCTCTCGGAGCAGCTGAAGAACTCCACCCTGCCCAACCTCTGGGACACCCACCCGCCGTTCCAGATCGACGGGAACTTCGGTGCCGCCTCGGGCGTCGCGGAGATGCTGCTGCAGAGCCAGCACGACACCGTCGAGATCCTCCCCGCGCTCCCGGCCGGCTGGCCGGACGGATCGGTGCGCGGCCTGCGCGCCCGGGGCGGATTCACCGTCGACATCGAGTGGGCCGCGGGGACGGCCCGCCGTGTGGTGCTCAAGGCGAGCCGCACCCGCGAGGTGACCGTCAGCGGCACCCTGTTCGCCGGCGGCGAGAAGACCTTCAGGGCGCGTGCCGGAAAGAGCTACACCCTGACCCCCGAGAGCTGA
- a CDS encoding terpene synthase family protein produces the protein MAQPFTLPDFYVPYPARLNPHVEEARQHTKVWARTIGMLEGSGIWEEKDLDSHDYALLCAYTHPDCSAEALSLVTDWYVWVFFFDDHFLELFKRTPDRKGGKRYLDRLPAFMPMERGAPTPEPVNPVEAGLADLWARTVPGMSDGWRARFAEATKNLLNESMWELSNIDEGRIANPVEYIEMRRKVGGAPWSAGLVEYAAGAEVPDAVAGERALRVLRDAFSDGVHLRNDLFSYQREVEDEGENSNGVLVLEHFLGCSTQEAAEAVNDLLTSRLQQFENTALTELGPLCSEKGLDPAQTAAVLAYVKGLQDWQSGGHEWHMRSSRYMNDGGAQQATPGFGMAAASIRFTPRSESARLRSHTYLPYQHVGPSLLPDFDLPFGTTLSPHLAGARVRLVGWSSRMGILEAQPGVPGSHIWDEERLLAIDLPLCAAGIHPDATPDELDLSSQWLAWGTYGDDWFPVVHGRARDLTGAKVANARLSQFMPLDGAAAPEPVNALERGLADLWERTAAPMDDSGRRAFRTCIEDMTASWVWELANQAQNRIPDPVDYVEMRRMTFGSDLTMSLCRLGHGRKVPAEIYASGPLRSLENAAADYAALLNDLFSYQKEIEYEGEVHNGVLVVQNFFGVDYPTGMRLVYDLMKSRLRQFLHVAEHELPLLYDDFDLDDEAREILAGYVRELKHWLAGILIWHRGCRRYREEDLRRGTAAPWHLSGPTGPGTSAARVTSLFAQLSGVRV, from the coding sequence ATGGCTCAGCCCTTCACCCTGCCGGACTTCTATGTTCCGTATCCGGCGCGGCTCAATCCTCATGTCGAGGAGGCCCGACAGCACACCAAGGTGTGGGCGCGGACCATAGGGATGCTGGAGGGATCGGGTATCTGGGAGGAGAAGGACCTCGACTCCCACGACTACGCGCTGCTGTGCGCGTACACCCACCCCGACTGCTCGGCCGAGGCGTTGTCGCTGGTGACCGACTGGTACGTGTGGGTCTTCTTCTTCGACGACCACTTCCTGGAGCTGTTCAAGCGCACCCCGGACCGCAAGGGCGGTAAGCGGTATCTGGACCGGCTGCCCGCCTTCATGCCGATGGAGCGCGGTGCGCCGACGCCCGAGCCGGTGAACCCGGTGGAAGCCGGGCTGGCCGATCTGTGGGCGCGGACCGTGCCGGGCATGTCCGACGGATGGCGGGCACGGTTCGCCGAGGCGACGAAGAACCTGCTCAACGAGTCGATGTGGGAGCTCTCGAACATCGACGAGGGCCGCATCGCGAACCCCGTCGAGTACATCGAGATGCGCCGCAAGGTGGGCGGTGCCCCGTGGTCGGCAGGGCTGGTGGAGTACGCGGCCGGCGCCGAGGTACCCGACGCTGTGGCCGGTGAGCGGGCGCTGCGAGTGCTGCGCGACGCCTTCTCCGACGGTGTCCATCTGCGCAACGACCTCTTCTCTTACCAGCGTGAGGTCGAGGACGAGGGCGAGAACAGCAACGGTGTGCTGGTCCTTGAGCACTTCCTGGGCTGCTCGACACAGGAGGCCGCCGAGGCGGTGAACGATCTGCTGACGTCGCGGCTCCAGCAGTTCGAGAACACCGCGCTCACCGAACTCGGTCCGCTCTGCTCCGAGAAGGGGCTGGATCCCGCGCAGACCGCAGCGGTCCTGGCCTATGTCAAGGGCCTCCAGGACTGGCAGTCCGGCGGCCATGAGTGGCACATGCGCTCCAGCCGCTACATGAACGACGGAGGGGCCCAGCAGGCGACTCCGGGGTTCGGTATGGCGGCCGCGTCGATCCGGTTCACTCCCCGGTCGGAGTCGGCCAGGCTGCGGAGCCACACCTATCTGCCCTACCAGCACGTCGGCCCGTCCCTGCTGCCCGACTTCGACCTGCCGTTCGGCACGACGCTCAGTCCGCATCTGGCCGGGGCCCGGGTGCGGCTCGTCGGCTGGTCGTCCCGCATGGGCATCCTGGAGGCGCAGCCGGGGGTGCCGGGCTCGCACATCTGGGACGAGGAACGGCTGCTGGCGATCGACCTGCCGCTGTGCGCGGCCGGGATTCACCCTGACGCCACCCCGGACGAGCTCGACCTGTCCTCGCAGTGGCTGGCCTGGGGGACCTACGGCGACGACTGGTTCCCGGTGGTGCACGGGCGGGCCCGTGACCTCACCGGGGCCAAGGTGGCCAATGCGCGCCTGTCGCAGTTCATGCCGCTGGACGGGGCGGCGGCGCCCGAGCCGGTGAACGCGCTGGAGCGCGGGCTCGCCGATCTGTGGGAGCGCACGGCGGCGCCGATGGATGACAGCGGCAGGCGCGCCTTCCGCACCTGCATCGAGGACATGACGGCGAGCTGGGTGTGGGAGCTGGCGAACCAGGCGCAGAACCGGATTCCCGATCCGGTGGACTATGTCGAGATGCGGCGCATGACCTTCGGTTCGGATCTGACGATGAGTCTGTGCCGGCTCGGGCACGGCAGGAAGGTGCCCGCGGAGATCTACGCCAGTGGCCCGCTGCGCTCCCTGGAGAACGCCGCAGCGGACTATGCCGCACTGCTCAACGACCTGTTCTCGTACCAGAAGGAGATCGAGTACGAGGGTGAGGTGCACAACGGCGTCCTGGTGGTGCAGAACTTCTTCGGGGTGGACTATCCGACCGGGATGCGGCTCGTGTACGACCTGATGAAGTCGCGACTGCGGCAGTTCCTGCATGTCGCGGAGCACGAACTTCCCTTGCTGTACGACGACTTCGACCTGGACGACGAGGCGAGGGAGATCCTCGCGGGCTATGTGCGGGAGCTGAAGCACTGGCTCGCGGGCATCCTGATCTGGCACCGGGGCTGCCGGCGCTACCGCGAGGAGGATCTGCGGCGGGGCACGGCGGCCCCGTGGCACCTGAGTGGTCCCACGGGGCCCGGTACCTCTGCGGCTCGGGTGACCTCGCTGTTCGCTCAGCTCTCGGGGGTCAGGGTGTAG
- a CDS encoding N-acetylmuramoyl-L-alanine amidase has product MTSKQRTGLAVAFTTVGALSLALLSPGAQAGADGVRPECPRGLGCDWVPAAYQQTGDPADKETYGNYDTADRPHSNKIKFIVLHDTEEDFDTTLKIFQNPLKQTSAHYVVRSGDGHVTQMVKNKDVAWQAGNWYVNSNSIGIEQEGVAVDGAKWYTPEMYRSTAALVRYLAAKYDIPLDRQHIIGHDGVPPTSAAGAAGMHWDPGTYWDWNRFMALLGRPTVPTARKSSELITVSPRFKDNKQAFRDCEKGVDLPVQGSSAVPLHTEPATDAPLFSDPGLHPDGSPGTNCAADWGSKISATQQAVVAGHAPGWTAIWWSGRKAWFETPARTRTTTPTAGHVVRPKAGRAEVPVYGVAYPDKSEYPAGFADQRVGTPLQYTIKAGQSYPGGGEAPTGFFYAPTIDASYPLDHSFFRGKEKYVTVQIGHRIAFVKAADVDIVRTH; this is encoded by the coding sequence ATGACGTCCAAGCAGAGGACCGGACTCGCGGTCGCGTTCACCACCGTCGGCGCGCTGAGTCTCGCGCTGCTCAGCCCCGGGGCGCAGGCCGGCGCGGACGGGGTGCGGCCGGAATGTCCGCGCGGCCTCGGATGCGACTGGGTCCCGGCCGCCTACCAGCAGACCGGCGACCCGGCCGACAAGGAGACGTACGGCAACTACGACACGGCGGACCGGCCGCACAGCAACAAGATCAAATTCATTGTCCTCCATGACACCGAGGAGGACTTCGACACCACCCTGAAGATCTTCCAGAACCCGCTGAAGCAGACCTCGGCCCACTACGTGGTGCGCTCCGGCGACGGCCACGTCACCCAGATGGTGAAGAACAAGGACGTCGCCTGGCAGGCCGGGAACTGGTACGTCAACTCCAACTCCATCGGCATCGAGCAGGAGGGCGTCGCCGTCGACGGCGCCAAGTGGTACACCCCCGAGATGTACCGCTCGACGGCCGCACTGGTGCGCTACCTCGCCGCCAAGTACGACATCCCGCTCGACCGCCAGCACATCATCGGCCACGACGGGGTGCCGCCCACCAGCGCCGCCGGCGCCGCGGGCATGCACTGGGACCCGGGCACCTACTGGGACTGGAACCGCTTCATGGCGCTGCTCGGCAGGCCCACTGTGCCGACAGCCCGCAAGAGCAGCGAACTCATCACCGTAAGCCCGCGGTTCAAGGACAACAAGCAGGCCTTCCGCGACTGCGAGAAGGGCGTCGATCTGCCCGTGCAGGGCTCCAGCGCCGTCCCGCTCCACACGGAGCCCGCCACCGACGCACCGCTCTTCTCCGACCCGGGGCTGCATCCGGACGGTTCGCCCGGCACCAACTGCGCCGCCGACTGGGGGAGCAAGATCAGCGCCACTCAGCAGGCCGTCGTCGCCGGTCACGCGCCCGGCTGGACGGCGATCTGGTGGTCCGGCCGGAAGGCCTGGTTCGAGACCCCCGCCCGCACCCGCACCACCACCCCCACCGCGGGCCATGTCGTCAGGCCGAAGGCGGGCAGGGCCGAGGTGCCGGTGTACGGCGTGGCGTACCCGGACAAGTCCGAGTACCCCGCCGGCTTCGCGGACCAGCGGGTGGGCACGCCGCTCCAGTACACGATCAAGGCCGGCCAGTCCTACCCCGGCGGTGGGGAGGCGCCCACCGGGTTCTTCTACGCCCCGACGATCGATGCCTCCTACCCGCTGGACCACTCGTTCTTCCGGGGCAAGGAGAAGTACGTGACGGTCCAGATCGGCCATCGCATCGCCTTTGTGAAGGCTGCCGACGTGGACATCGTCCGCACGCACTGA
- a CDS encoding aminoglycoside phosphotransferase family protein → MYTASSSVSAPPRPLRPLGAGGGPYLDPRAAVPAPGMGRARRMAGPGTQSLSGRLDLSGPQGAQLRMAIASVHRICPEFNPVQVLRRSGRSVLLVGSTGRTTAVAKCLLDHSPAWSERFRHEIAAYRAFVRHRPPVRVPRLIAADPENCTLVIERMPGRVAALTRHPSEAPPRADLRAVLGAVSRVNAWRPPAGLFDAPLDYAARISRYHELGLFTDRDLGDLQKLLHGLAHAGGRQGMGQFCHGDALLSNILLSPTGPVLVDWEHAGWYLPGYDLATLWAVLGDAPVARRQISQLAQVTGPAARDAFLVNLMLVLTREIRTYETAVQRAIRDTAGPRTGQDRPGALSSGEEQRLLLRRLHDDCAMARRAVRAAVGTR, encoded by the coding sequence ATGTACACAGCATCGTCCTCCGTGTCCGCCCCGCCCCGGCCGCTCCGTCCCCTCGGGGCGGGCGGCGGGCCGTATCTCGACCCCCGCGCCGCAGTGCCGGCGCCCGGCATGGGTCGGGCCCGGCGCATGGCGGGGCCAGGCACTCAATCGCTCAGCGGAAGACTCGACCTGTCGGGTCCCCAGGGCGCGCAGCTGAGGATGGCCATCGCCTCGGTGCACCGGATCTGCCCGGAGTTCAATCCGGTCCAGGTGCTGCGGCGCAGCGGCCGTTCGGTACTGCTCGTCGGTTCCACCGGACGTACGACCGCGGTCGCCAAGTGCTTACTGGACCACTCGCCGGCGTGGTCGGAGCGGTTCCGCCACGAAATAGCGGCATACCGGGCGTTCGTCCGGCACCGCCCGCCGGTACGGGTTCCCCGGCTCATCGCGGCGGACCCGGAGAACTGCACCCTGGTCATCGAACGGATGCCCGGCCGGGTTGCGGCGCTGACCAGGCATCCGTCGGAGGCGCCGCCGCGGGCCGACCTGCGGGCGGTGCTCGGCGCGGTCAGCCGGGTCAACGCCTGGCGGCCGCCGGCCGGTCTCTTCGACGCCCCGCTGGACTACGCGGCGCGCATCTCGCGCTACCACGAGCTGGGTCTGTTCACCGACCGTGATCTGGGTGACCTGCAGAAGCTCCTCCACGGTCTGGCCCACGCGGGCGGCCGCCAGGGGATGGGGCAGTTCTGTCACGGTGACGCACTGCTCTCCAACATCCTGCTGTCGCCCACCGGCCCGGTACTGGTCGACTGGGAACATGCCGGCTGGTATCTGCCGGGATACGACCTGGCGACGCTGTGGGCCGTGCTGGGTGACGCGCCGGTGGCCCGGCGTCAGATCAGCCAGCTCGCTCAGGTCACGGGCCCGGCGGCGCGGGACGCGTTCCTGGTCAACCTGATGCTCGTACTGACACGGGAGATCCGTACGTACGAGACGGCCGTGCAGCGGGCCATACGGGACACCGCGGGCCCCAGAACCGGTCAGGACCGGCCGGGCGCACTGTCGTCGGGTGAGGAGCAGCGTCTGCTGCTGCGCCGGCTGCACGACGACTGCGCGATGGCCCGGCGGGCCGTACGAGCCGCGGTCGGCACTCGCTGA
- a CDS encoding DNA-binding protein NsdB — translation MTGEPNTRLSDLFGLAGWSKGELARMVNRQAAAMGHPQLATDTSRVRRWIDMGESPRDPVPKVLEVLFTERLGRVVTIEDLGFGRRGRVGKRRETGTEDNPDQLPWAPERTAAVLTEFTGMDLMLNRRGLVSASAALAAGSTIAGPMHDWLHTDPVLAADAPRIDDPVHADPAGFDRYEAAPIGSEEIEALERSVEVFRAWDASRGGGLQRKAVVGQLNEVGGMLAYRHPDHLQRRLWGVAANLAVLAGWMSHDIGLEPTAQKYFVIAAHAAREGGDRPRAGEALSRAARQMVHLGRPDDALDLMKLAQSGSGDMVLPRTQAMLHTIEAWAQASMGRGQAMRRTLGRAEELFISDKGDVPPPSWMQMFDEADLHGMQALAFRTLAEHEPSAAATAQRHAKQALELRVNGRQRSKIFDYISLASACFIADDPEQADRYARLALVTMGETSSHRTWDRLREMYRLTGQFAGYAKIEDLREEIERSLPQSSLIKQRTRSSEI, via the coding sequence GTGACCGGAGAACCCAACACCCGCCTGTCGGACCTGTTCGGCCTTGCCGGCTGGTCCAAGGGCGAACTCGCGAGAATGGTGAACAGGCAGGCGGCGGCCATGGGCCACCCCCAGCTCGCCACCGACACCTCGCGGGTGAGGCGCTGGATCGATATGGGGGAGTCCCCCCGTGATCCTGTGCCCAAAGTGCTGGAAGTCCTGTTCACCGAGCGGCTCGGTCGTGTCGTGACCATCGAGGACCTCGGGTTCGGCCGGCGCGGGCGTGTGGGGAAACGGCGAGAGACCGGGACGGAAGACAATCCCGACCAACTCCCCTGGGCGCCCGAGCGGACGGCAGCGGTCCTCACCGAATTCACGGGAATGGACCTCATGCTCAACCGACGCGGCTTGGTGAGCGCGAGCGCCGCGCTCGCCGCCGGCTCCACCATCGCCGGCCCCATGCACGACTGGCTGCACACCGACCCCGTACTGGCGGCCGACGCCCCACGCATCGACGACCCCGTGCACGCGGACCCAGCCGGTTTCGACCGGTACGAGGCCGCGCCCATCGGTTCGGAGGAGATCGAGGCGCTGGAACGGTCCGTGGAGGTGTTCCGCGCCTGGGACGCCTCCCGGGGCGGCGGCCTCCAGCGCAAGGCCGTGGTGGGCCAGCTCAACGAGGTGGGCGGCATGCTGGCCTACCGCCACCCCGACCATCTGCAGCGCCGCCTCTGGGGCGTGGCTGCCAACCTCGCCGTACTCGCGGGGTGGATGTCCCACGACATCGGCCTCGAACCAACGGCCCAGAAGTACTTCGTGATCGCGGCTCACGCGGCGCGCGAGGGCGGCGACCGGCCGCGCGCGGGCGAGGCCCTGTCCAGGGCGGCCCGCCAGATGGTCCACCTGGGCCGTCCGGACGACGCGCTCGACCTCATGAAGCTCGCCCAGTCCGGCTCGGGAGACATGGTCCTGCCGCGCACCCAGGCGATGCTGCACACCATCGAGGCCTGGGCACAGGCCTCCATGGGACGGGGCCAGGCCATGCGGCGCACCCTCGGCAGGGCCGAGGAACTCTTCATCTCGGACAAGGGCGATGTCCCACCCCCCAGTTGGATGCAGATGTTCGACGAGGCGGATCTGCACGGGATGCAGGCACTGGCGTTCCGCACACTGGCCGAGCACGAACCCTCGGCGGCCGCCACGGCCCAGCGCCACGCGAAGCAGGCACTCGAACTGCGGGTCAACGGGCGCCAGCGGTCCAAGATCTTCGACTACATCTCGCTCGCCTCGGCATGCTTCATCGCCGACGACCCCGAGCAGGCAGACCGCTACGCCCGGCTCGCCCTGGTGACGATGGGGGAGACCTCCTCGCACCGCACCTGGGACCGGCTGCGCGAGATGTACCGGCTGACGGGCCAGTTCGCCGGCTACGCGAAGATCGAGGACCTGCGCGAGGAGATCGAGCGCTCGCTGCCGCAGAGTTCCCTCATCAAACAGCGGACCAGGAGTTCCGAGATCTGA
- a CDS encoding PP2C family protein-serine/threonine phosphatase codes for MPSHLSADRPAPQPPERDAVDALINRTRRLRGDVDAVRRDSVLVDEDDPQLRWQRALCDLAVHHLDDLGAHLGQLKEGLPPEAAEQLVAELSLGAGQETADEERAGSLIGRVGSAEWNLLTDAVSWSDELLQIFGRTAQAGPLSLDDLPSVLFPEDQAVLTALVTDCLVDGKPIDGEFRIQRPDGGTRTLHMTGEPVLDADGCTASMWAVLRDVSELRRSQQVVHRTHDSLRRQQHIDRTERRLAVELHEAVLPPWRGSLRLPDQGPGALDIAAHYLPSESNDLIGGGWYDAMELPDGRMLLTVGDLTGHGIQATSAMAMILGALRGMAVAGIDPGALMGHLNQLLETSIQPALGSAVCCRFDPGTRTLDWAQAGHPAPLLFRDGTGRPLPQPDGVLLGAASGIAYEQDEAHLLPGDVLVLHTDGLARTNDGRNGLRPGTEALLGLAPRFAEARTAQDCVRTVAEEFGGTRRLDDACVLIARIGA; via the coding sequence ATGCCGTCCCATCTGTCCGCGGACCGCCCCGCCCCCCAGCCGCCCGAGCGCGATGCCGTCGACGCGTTGATCAACCGGACGCGGCGGCTGCGCGGCGATGTGGACGCGGTGCGGCGCGACTCCGTGCTGGTCGACGAGGACGATCCGCAGCTGCGCTGGCAGCGCGCGCTCTGCGATCTGGCGGTCCATCACCTGGATGATCTCGGCGCGCACCTGGGACAGCTCAAGGAGGGTCTGCCGCCGGAGGCCGCGGAACAGCTCGTGGCCGAGCTGTCGCTGGGAGCAGGTCAGGAGACCGCCGACGAGGAGCGCGCGGGTTCGCTGATCGGCCGGGTGGGCAGCGCCGAGTGGAATCTGCTGACGGACGCGGTCAGCTGGTCCGACGAACTGCTCCAGATCTTCGGCCGGACCGCACAGGCCGGACCGCTCTCCTTGGATGATCTCCCTTCCGTGCTGTTCCCCGAGGACCAGGCCGTACTCACCGCGCTGGTGACGGACTGCCTGGTCGACGGGAAGCCGATAGACGGCGAGTTCCGGATCCAGCGCCCCGACGGGGGGACGCGGACGCTGCACATGACGGGCGAGCCCGTCCTCGACGCGGACGGCTGCACCGCTTCCATGTGGGCGGTCCTGCGCGACGTCAGCGAGCTGCGGCGCAGCCAGCAGGTGGTGCACCGCACCCATGACTCGCTCCGTCGTCAGCAGCACATCGACCGGACGGAACGCCGGCTCGCGGTCGAGCTGCACGAGGCCGTGCTCCCGCCGTGGCGAGGTTCGCTGCGCCTCCCGGACCAGGGGCCCGGAGCGCTGGACATCGCGGCCCACTACCTGCCCTCCGAGTCCAACGACCTGATCGGCGGCGGCTGGTACGACGCCATGGAGCTGCCGGACGGCAGGATGCTGCTCACGGTCGGCGATCTGACCGGTCACGGCATCCAGGCCACATCGGCCATGGCGATGATCCTCGGTGCGCTGCGCGGCATGGCGGTGGCCGGCATCGACCCCGGGGCCCTGATGGGGCATCTGAACCAGCTGCTGGAGACATCGATCCAGCCCGCTCTCGGCAGCGCGGTGTGCTGCCGATTCGACCCCGGGACCCGCACCCTGGACTGGGCGCAGGCCGGACACCCCGCACCGCTGCTGTTCCGCGACGGAACCGGGCGCCCGCTCCCTCAGCCCGACGGCGTACTGCTCGGAGCGGCCTCCGGGATCGCCTACGAGCAGGACGAGGCGCACCTGCTGCCCGGCGATGTACTGGTGCTCCACACCGATGGACTGGCCCGGACCAACGACGGGCGCAACGGCCTCCGTCCGGGCACGGAAGCACTGCTCGGACTTGCGCCGCGCTTCGCCGAGGCCCGCACGGCACAGGACTGTGTACGGACCGTCGCCGAGGAGTTCGGCGGCACCCGGCGACTGGACGACGCATGTGTGCTGATCGCCCGCATCGGGGCATAG
- the rpmG gene encoding 50S ribosomal protein L33 yields the protein MARSEARPVVTLRSTAGTGQSYVTRKSRRNSPDRLVLRKYDPAAGRHVLFREER from the coding sequence ATGGCCCGAAGTGAAGCCCGTCCTGTCGTGACGCTCCGCTCGACCGCGGGGACGGGGCAGAGCTATGTGACGCGCAAGAGCCGTCGCAACAGCCCCGACCGGCTGGTCCTGCGCAAGTACGACCCCGCTGCCGGGCGGCACGTCCTCTTCCGCGAGGAGCGCTGA
- a CDS encoding type B 50S ribosomal protein L31, which yields MKSRIHPVSRPVVFRDRAAGAAFLTRSTAESGQRVVWEDGRSYPVIDVETSSASHPFYTGARQVLDTAGRIEQFNRRYGSGAPVGEK from the coding sequence ATGAAGTCCCGTATTCACCCCGTCTCCCGTCCGGTGGTCTTCCGTGACCGTGCCGCGGGGGCGGCCTTCCTCACCCGCTCGACCGCCGAATCCGGGCAGCGAGTGGTGTGGGAGGACGGCCGGAGCTATCCCGTCATCGATGTGGAGACGTCGTCGGCGAGTCACCCGTTCTACACCGGAGCGCGGCAGGTCCTGGACACCGCCGGCCGGATCGAGCAGTTCAACCGCCGCTACGGCAGTGGGGCGCCCGTCGGCGAGAAGTGA